The Algoriphagus halophilus sequence AACTCGTTTTCATCCAATCTCTTCTGTTCATTGATTTAAACATGGTTTCAATGGTTAGGGTATATATTTCTTTGAAGGGTATTCGATTTCAAGTACCGCTCTTCCCCTATAGGAAGGAGGTCACAGGTATTCTTAAGGGAGCACTTTCCTTTAGGCTCTGGTAATCGTATCCGGGATTAAATGCTTCCGGTCAGGTGGGTCTATTGTAAAAATCATTGGATTATGCAGTTTTTAAAACAACAAGGTGTTTTAAAAAGCATTTACTCCAATTTTTTTGTGAATTTATAGAAAATAGGTTTAAAAAGAAATCACTAATCAGTGATATTTTGATAAAATTTAATTTATAGGTTAAAAAATATACTAGAATAAGCAGGTAATCATGACAATCCTCAAAAAGCAGTTCATTGGAGGATTTCAATCAAAGAACCGGTGTTCACTCCTACCATGTTCCAATCAGAGATTTCCAGATCCAGGCATGCCAACATTCCCGGTTGCATATTAATATAGTTCTCCCCAGAAATATGAGAGACCAACAGACTCAGGATCGGATTGTGACCTATGATTAAACAAGACTCCGCATGTGTAGGACATCCTTCCAGGATATGGATCAAACCACCCAAATTACTTTCGTAAATATCCTTTAAGAATACCTCTTCTTTGATCGAAATATACTGTTGGATAATTCCTGCTGTTTGCATGGTTCGTTCAGCTGTGGAACAAAACATGAAATCAATAGAAAGCGATCTACTTTGGAGTTCTTTTCCCAATTGATTCAACTTTTCTTTGCCTTTGTTTGTCAATTGTCTTTGAAAATCTGTTCCTTCAGAAAAACCTGCTTCTCCATGCCTTAATAAAAATAAACGCTTCATATTGATAAGATTAGGTCCTTTGTTTACACCGATATTTCATCAAAAATCCCTCCAATTCTTCCTTCATATTTTTTATTTATTTGGAACAAAAAAGTATGCCCTCTATTTTTAGCAATCCAAATCGGGCATAAGAGCCCAAAATAAAATTGATTTTTATGTCGAAAAACCTTGTCATTGTCGAGTCCCCTGCCAAAGCCAAAACCATTGAAGGCTACCTAGGTAGTGATTATAAGGTTGTTTCCAGCTATGGCCATGTGAGAGATCTCCCAAAAGGAGATAAAGCAATTGATATCAAGAATAGGTTTGAACCTACTTATGAGGTTACTGCCGATAAAAAAGAGGTCATCAAAAACCTTAAATCATTGGTCAAAGATTCTGATATGATCTACCTGGCAAGTGATGATGACCGTGAAGGAGAAGCTATTTCTTGGCACTTAAAAGAGGTGCTGAAACTGAAAGATGAGCAAACGAAAAGAATTGTATTTAGGGAAATCACCAAAAATGCAATCACCAAAGCCATCGAAAACCCACGTGGAATTGACATCGATTTAGTCAATGCACAACAGGCACGAAGAATCCTCGATAGATTGGTGGGTTTTGAGCTATCCCCTATCCTATGGAAGAAAATAAAAACAGGACTTTCAGCGGGAAGGGTTCAGTCTGTGGCCGTTCGGTTAATAGTGGATAGAGAACGTGAAATAGAACACTTCAAAGCGAAGTCCAGCTTTAGGATTACCGCTATTTTTGAGGTTTCCGGAAAAACCTTTAAAGCTGAGCTTCCTAAACGGTTTGAGACAAAAGCGGAAGCAGAGGAATTTTTAAAATCCTGCTTGGCAGCAGATTTCTCCGTAGGTAATCTGGAAAAAAAACCAGGTAAGAAATCCCCTGCGGCACCATTTACTACTTCTACCCTACAGCAGGAAGCAAGTAGGAAGTTGTATTTCTCGGTGGCCCAAACCATGTCTGTGGCCCAAAAGTTATATGAAGCGGGTAAAATCACCTACATGAGAACCGATAGTACCAATCTATCTGATGACGCCATGAATTCCGCAAAAAATGCGATTCATGATTCTTATGGTGAACAATACCATCAATCCAGAAAATATGCTACGAAATCGGAAGGGGCTCAAGAAGCACACGAAGCCATTCGTCCAACCGACTTTTCCGTCAACCAAATTTCGGGAGACAGAAACGAGCAGAGACTGTATGATTTAATCTGGAAGCGAGCCATTGCTTCCCAAATGTCGGATGCACAGCTGGAGAAAACCACGATCACGATCGACATTTCCAATTCAGATTTGAATCTTGTGGCTACTGGGGAAATCATCAAATTTGACGGATTCTTAAAAGTATACCTGGAAGACACAGATGATGAGCCGGAAGATGATGACAATGCCAACAAATCACTACTTCCTCCGCTTACGGTGGGGCAAGAACTGGCTTTGCAGGAGATGAAAGGGAAAGAAACCTTCTCCAGACC is a genomic window containing:
- a CDS encoding SixA phosphatase family protein; protein product: MKRLFLLRHGEAGFSEGTDFQRQLTNKGKEKLNQLGKELQSRSLSIDFMFCSTAERTMQTAGIIQQYISIKEEVFLKDIYESNLGGLIHILEGCPTHAESCLIIGHNPILSLLVSHISGENYINMQPGMLACLDLEISDWNMVGVNTGSLIEILQ
- the topA gene encoding type I DNA topoisomerase; translation: MSKNLVIVESPAKAKTIEGYLGSDYKVVSSYGHVRDLPKGDKAIDIKNRFEPTYEVTADKKEVIKNLKSLVKDSDMIYLASDDDREGEAISWHLKEVLKLKDEQTKRIVFREITKNAITKAIENPRGIDIDLVNAQQARRILDRLVGFELSPILWKKIKTGLSAGRVQSVAVRLIVDREREIEHFKAKSSFRITAIFEVSGKTFKAELPKRFETKAEAEEFLKSCLAADFSVGNLEKKPGKKSPAAPFTTSTLQQEASRKLYFSVAQTMSVAQKLYEAGKITYMRTDSTNLSDDAMNSAKNAIHDSYGEQYHQSRKYATKSEGAQEAHEAIRPTDFSVNQISGDRNEQRLYDLIWKRAIASQMSDAQLEKTTITIDISNSDLNLVATGEIIKFDGFLKVYLEDTDDEPEDDDNANKSLLPPLTVGQELALQEMKGKETFSRPAPRYTEASLVKKLEELGIGRPSTYAPTISTIQRREYVIKESRDGVSRNYVELSIADGQFKDETKTEITGAEKQKLFPTNIAMVVNDFLVEHFPNVIDFSFTARVEKEFDDIASGGQVWQDMIDSFYGNFHHSVEETEQVSRQDINTSRVIGTHPENGKTITARLGKFGPLVQIGDNEDEDKQFASLKKGQFIENITLEEALELFKLPRDVGMFEDKKMVAAIGRFGPYIRHDGAFFSLGKEQDPLSINEEEAIQLIKDKREADAKKHIKSFDENPEIQVLNGRWGPYIKMGKKNYKIPKDKVAEDLTYEETIDIIENQPEPKKKGRFAKKKS